The Xiphias gladius isolate SHS-SW01 ecotype Sanya breed wild chromosome 17, ASM1685928v1, whole genome shotgun sequence genome includes the window TCAGTATTGTTCGACTAGAACTTGTGATACAGTAGCTTAAGGAATTTCATATTAACTTCTTGGTTGAGTTGCCATGCAGTACATTGACACCTGGAACTTAAAATTATGGCTGCagttaaaaatactgcatttttttaagacTGTCCACAACTACTGGCTACTGCATATGCACAAATACTAATATGTGAGGACTTTGCAGACTGAGGTGTGGAAGTGGGAGTTACAATAGATAATACTGAGCAATGACAGTACTGATCTTTGACAAAGTTGCTCTCATCAGTGCAGAAATTAGTTATCAGCATTTTCTTGAATCCATCAACCAGAATTGACTTAAGCATTTGTGCCAACTTTGTGTCAAACATGCACTAATATAGACTACTACTGATAGTGTGgatactactgtatatgttatgacaaaaaaatcaatatgcaGCACTGATTGCTTCTGACCAATCACTGCGGTGCAGAGTTAGATATAAATTAATGAGTTCTGGCAGGAAAGTTGCCATTTAACATCAAGTGCCGTACTGAAGGTGCTATACTGTTGTCCGTAAACAACAGCAgctaaatcattattttatggtGAAACAGTTTTTGAAGGAGGCCAGTTTCCATCAAATTTAGTAATTAAACCTTTGTCTTTTTGAGTTGATATATTAACTAAAGCAATAGTAACTTCATGAGTAGCCTTTCCCAACTCATTGTACCACACCTTCTTTGACAAAAGCAGTTTCTCTGAGTGTCTacacctaaaaaataaaaactaataatatATAACATGTAATAGAACTGCAGAATAATATGAACTCAGCTGGCTCCAAATTTAGATAAAACTGGTCACTTCAGTGGTCTTCTCACCGTGGCGCCTTTTTGTACTGATATCTGTAAATCTCAGAGACGTTCATTTAAAGGAATATGATGAAATTTAAATCTGGGTTTGGTACTTCTTCTATTTGTGCAGTTTATTTACACAATGTGTGTCTGGCAGTGGAAATTTTTTTCTTGGATAAGATCTGATAAGTAGTTACTTTAGCATTTATTACTAATGCATCTACATGCTAGCAGGACCCGTGGTAGAATTTTCTGCCCATCAGTATGACAGCTGTTGGATGCCATGATGTCAACCACAGGACCTAAATATTTGgtggtttaatttttaaatctttggcAATATAACATATGTACAAGAGCCTAGAAAATCGGAGTTCAGACTACTTAATGCAAATTTCTTGAGGGAAaatggttttttggtttttggcgtCCACAGTACCTGATCACCCCCATTAGTTGTATTGTCACAcaattttaaagtaatttttattgaaaattgtGCTATCACAGTACATTATATTATTGGCCCtagatatacagtaaaaaatatcTAGCTTATTGTTTGTTAATCATCTCTGTCCTGAAGATATCAGGACAATGATAAAGTGaattacatatttacatgtatacatgtaacTTTTACATCAGATATTTACAGTTAATCTTATACTTTAGAGGggaaaacatgagaaaatgaTTTAAGGTCAGTAAGAAAGAACATATACGTCACAGTtcaatatgttttaaaaaatcaaaagctaTCAGAAGGAAAATATCTGTTCCTTGATGCCCACGTCTCTTAGTGTAGGATTTGTAATGTGCCTTCTTGTCCAGGTTGAGCATCTCAGGCTGGGCAGGTAAAAACATGATCTTTGTAACAAGACCTTTGTTCATCCTACCAGCCTCAATCTCTTTTGATATTGCTCAGCATTGCAGCATTGAGCCATCTTTTTCTCTATGCAAGATAGAGGCAGTAGCCCACATCAGGCTGTAGTTTTACAAAATAACAACCCAGGTATATGAGAAATTGTGCACCTATGAGGGAATTCAACACTTTTCTCTCCAGGACTAAATTGTCCGTTAGTGAGAACTGTGCTCAGCCACTAGGTATCTACATTCAGAGGTCAAAGATAGCTCAGAGGTTTTAGGGTCAGGTCCAAGGGAGCCAATGGTGTAGGAGTCGAGGCATTGGCCCAGTTCAGGGTAAAGTTGGCCCGGCTCTCAGCAGAGGGCTCCGGTGCAGGGAAAGCAATGTGTAAAGCAACACCTATGGCCAAAATAAGAACTGAAACAAAGACAGTGAGTCCGCGACGCAAGATCAGCTGAGTGACAGAAAGCAGCGCTTGAGGTTTGGTGTTTGAAGTATTTTTGCTCTGCTCAGAATCCTCCTCAGTACCCCCTGCATTACTGTTGTTGCCCTCAGCCTCGTGACCTGCTTTCAGCTCCTGATCCTGGATGTTGACTGGACTGTAGCCATCTGCTTTTGGAACTTCTATACTGTCCAACTGGGCCTTATGGGGGCAAAGATGCTGCTGTTAATCAGTGTGTGAGTAGCTCTGGTATGATAAaactaacacaaacaaaagaagttAGAACAGTCTGTTTAACTACACAGCACATACTCTACTTATGCACTTACTGTGTTTGGGCAGTTAGAGATGTCAGGCAGCAATGCTTCATTCAGCACTGTACTAGCAGGACGTTTTGGTATCAAAACTACTTTCTTTCCTGCTCGCAGTTGAGCCTGTAAACACATTAAAGTGAGATTCatgaaacacataaaataacagGTATGTTTTTGTTCATAGGGAAAATACCAGGATGAGATTTCAAATTTATTATCCCTAACCTCCACTTTTCCTTGCAAAAGCCATTATTAAGATGTGGCACgtttgagtgtgcatgtgtatattcAATGCTAAAacatttgtgttgttatttttttggagAATAGGTTAAAAGAGATAATTAAGAAaggtttgcaaaagaaaaacagcacaaccatgtccaaaaaaaaaggaatttgtgATTAACATGAATGTTgttgaaaaactgaaaccaaacaaaaactttaaattttgacaaTATTTAGTTTGTATAGGGAAAGTGCTGCAGGGACGCCAGAATTTGCTGATGGCACTGTGGTGCTCCATTACAGCAAAAATGTGCTTGATGGGAAGCTTCATTCGATAATCCCTTTACCCTCCTGTCTTCAAATCATTTTTGGAAAGGTTTAAATACTTTGGTTTTATAGGAAGATAACAAGATCCTACCTTTTGTGTGACTTTCTTCCAATTGAGTTTGAAGATTAGAATGAGAAAAAACCCCGACTGAAGGAAAACACTTGTAAAGAGACCCAGCCACAAGCCTAACAGGagagacacaaatacacaccctTTAAACAAAGATATACAGTGAATTTAGTTCATACatactattaaaaaaatggaagacaagaaaaagtaattatgtacataacattttgtttaaaaaaagtttaagaaacAGCCACGCTAGCAactgaggctgtacttaggcataGCAGCATTGAGCTGCATGCTAACGTCggcatgctcacaatgacattaCTAAtatactgatgtttagcaggtaatatTTGCCATGttcgccatcttagtttagtttgGTTTAGTCTGATAAGTTAGCATGCAAACGtgttgctaattagcattaaacacaaagtgcagctgaggttgatgggaatgccattagttttgtgACTATATAAGTGTAAGTATTggagaaattaaattttgacttgatgatgaCGCTGGATGATCACCAAACTGATAACAATTCATCCtaaaggaaatgtaaaagtCTGCACCAattttcatggtaatccattcaatagttgctgtgatatttcagtctagactaaagtggtggactgaccaaccaacactgccatccctaaagCCATGACTCTAACATAGTTAAAAAGAGCAGAAGGATTGCTAGGaatgttcattatttattatcattaagcagttattattattattacactgtGAACTACTTTGGAAGTCCTTAGTTCAACTATATTATTAGAAACTGGATTAATTCAATCCACCCTAAATAAAAGTCATGTCAAACTTATTTCCAAAGAGCTACACAATTAGGATCCTTGTCAAAAAGTTCCTCATGGAACAAGCAGAGCTTTGATGCACTTTGGGTGAACGTGTGTGTGCGAGCATGCATGCACATTTATCAGTACATGCACACTTGGAGTGGGCAGTAAAGAGCTCTAGTCTGGCAGGGGGTAAATGGCAGGCTGCAGGGAAGGAAATTAAGGAATGGCTGGAGCAGCAGGACCCATTGGGTTTGTAGGCTTAACTAATGAACCCAGATTTAAATATAGACACACTACCTCTTTTCCAACTTCTGCTGGCATATTTCAGAAGTGCTGCTCATTGCAAGATACAAGAATATTTATGACCAAGTCAAAGCCTGTGGTGTCATACAAGCAAATGGACACAACTCACTGATAACTGACAGCTGCTGAATTAATGAACAACATAATGTTAGTGTGAAACGTTCTGAACCATACATTTGGTATAcctgcttgtttacactgacaCGAGGTCGCTTGATGTAAAAAAGAGGTTACAGAAAagttggtaaaataaaaaaaacattttttatgtagTGTTAAGTAATTACTAAGCTCATTTACTAATGTTCATCCACTTTAAAGCTTAATTTAAAGGGGATCTCCATGGTTgatgattttacacatcaaagtttGTTATAGGTCTTAGGGAGcactactgtatatgttacaaaaaagttgtataaaacaATTCTTAGCTCCAGGGGGAGCTGCACGACATCTGATAAATTTCCTGGAGTGgtgtcacttgagtcagtgtcgGTTGGGCCTAAAGACTACAAGTTTAAAAGTTCAAAAAATCTGAGGGTGTGGATTTAGAAAAAAGTGATCTTACCACACATAGTCCACTCCTTATCTCTGCTTGAAGCTAGCagcttgaggctacattagccactactagcataaAACAGCCAAATCTCCGACCAAATTGTCAGCGGTCGGGTAGCACTGTGGGTAAAGTAGGCAccaggaagaagaatgtgtggacTACAAAACAATAACTCTGGTTCTGCCCCAtcatttttgttactttttttaaactgtccatcgATAGTCACGATTGCAATCCTAAATCAGCAGAGTTCTCTTTTAAAACAAGTTCattcttaatattttaatttaaattagaaagcataaaaacatcttaaataaATAGCTTGAATATCTTTTTTGGCATTCAGCACAGTTGCATGAGTAGCAAAGGAAGCAAGCCTTTTTTATGCGCAGTAAGCTAGCAGATTAACATTGGGAGATGGGAGAGGTGACATGCAACAGTTCCCAGGCAGCACTGAACCACACGTTGCAATTACATGGTATGTGTCTTAACCATGCGACCACCATGTAAGctagcaaattaaaaaaaggttggtGAAGCAATGTCTGTGGATCTGCTAGCAGTCGAAACTACAAGTGTGCTTTGATTTGGAGCAAGGGGGATATTATTCAAAGGTCACACTGTGCATTAAAAATCTATGTTTGCATGCAAGCACATATTTGTGTGAAGCTCAATTTAGTGCTCTTGTTTGCATGAAATCAAAGTACCAGTCATggttacaaaaaacacaagatgagATGCAGGCTCATGACTTGAGACTGTACTGTTTTGGGCTTTAGAATTAGCATAGCGTGATTGTACACTAAAAAGTTCTTTCATATTGTTGCATTAAATCCATAAAAAATATCCCACAGCAAAgaactgtatttatttcaaattgctGGGGTTGTAAAAAGAGATGGAGTGGAACTAAAGTATTACCTAATACTCTGAGCTTGGCAGCAAACATCAGAGCTATTCCCACTGGCAGACCGATGCAGTAGTAAGACACCAGGTTGGACAACGCGGCAATTTTCTGCATCCCAGATCCTACAAGAATCCCTGAGcagacacactgaaaacacacagagattgacacaaagacaaaagacatttattcaacaaaacaagcaaagatCTCTGTGTGTACTTTTCAACACGAGGGGCACAGTGTAAAAAGAGACAAGATCATTTGTTCTGTTCTGTAATAACATACCAGAAGTGCATCAAAGAACTGTAGAAATGTGTAGACTGTGAGGTTCTCTGAGACAATCTCCACAATGTTGCTACAGACAGTAGGAGAAGATCATCAGAAACAGAGTTACTTTTACATGGCACAGGAATGAATGCGTGTTGGTGCGAAACTCACTCATCAGAGGTTAATGCGTAGCCAATGACGGATTTAGAGCCAGCAATGATGATACCCTGGAATACAGCAAGCACTCCTATAGCGAAGACATTATATAATGGATAGGACCTGCTCTCCAGATTCACGCAAATATTAAAGACAAAGTTGCATTGTTCTGcattatatttatgtattttgttagTGCTTACACAATCAACACATACTCTGAGCTCTTTAACTAAATCTTGGTGTTGCCTTCCTTACCGAGAGTTTAATACATTAATTCAGAGTGGCAAACACCTACAGTACATCAGAGGTGTCTGGTTATACACTATTATCAGAAATTATTATGTCATATAAGTTGTGTATATGGACATGGTATAAATTCTACTGATCATCTATGTTTGggtgtacatgtatatgtatgtgatTGTCTTCATACCTGATAGAACCAGGGCCACTTTGCAGGTGATTTTGGCCCTTTCAGTGTTCCCGGCGCCCAGAGCATTGCCAACACGCGCACAGGCAGCTGCATGGACACCTAGAGGGAACTGCAAAGACCCCATATTACTCTCTGTTTTCAGTTCCACATTCAGTTAACATTTTAGCAAATCcgtttcttgtttttctttccgaGAGCTTGAAGAAAAGATCGacacactgtcatgtctgtgaGTGAAGTATGGAGCTGAAGTCTggaggcagttagcttagcttagcataaaaactggaagcacTGGGATACAGTTAGCCTGGGTATCTCCAGAGTTCAAAAATAAACGTACCAGCACCTCTAACAATCACAAgttgtttcatttgttaaatCCATTCACAAacagagatgtaaaaacaacaatttgtgatTTTAGGAGGAGCTGTGTGCTCTATTTTATTTCTTGATGAACAACAGTTTATCTATCTGCCCAGCACTTCTGTGCAGAGTTTTAAGCCAAGTTAAACTAAGTGCCTTCTGGATCTAGGTCCTTacttaacaaaaaaacattaaattggATTGGTTCTcgtttcccaaaatgcaaaatTATTGTTCAGTAATAATATGTACATAAATCTTCAAGTGAACAAATGGGTGATACATACCATATATGTTATGGCTCCTACTTCCACTAACACGTGATGGGCAGCAAGATCCACCTCGCCAAGCACACCTGATGCAATAAAAGTCAGATTCAGAAATTTACAAACACTTTCCAACCAAGCCTAAAAGCTACACCAAGAAGGTTAACGTAAATGTCTGACCAAACGCAGTAAGGAAACTGCACCCTGCATGCTGCTGGTTTATTAATCTGACAGGTCATATGGATGACAGAGGGAAAATATGTAATGTGGCCAGATTTTGGACATGGCACATATGTGGTATATATTAGAGTATTAGAGACTATTAGTGTCTTACTTTTAAAGTAATCACATACTGCTGGTGGAGAAGCATCCATATCCATATCCAGAATTTTATTCGGACAAAGTTACTTGACATGGGGGATGCCCAGTGTTGCAGCCTCACATTTTCATTTAGGCTAAAAAGAAAGGTCTGTTTCTATTATAATCAGGCAATAGGtatgttttgattgttttaataATCAGTGGAATATGTTTCTAAATGCTCTATCAATTTCAGAGCTACTATAAGCGGAAGTTTTACTTGAttagaaaactttaaaattattCCGATGAAGTTTTTGAAAAACTAGACAATCCCAGATAAAATGTTggtacattttttatatatatccaCTGGGAGCCAGTGGATAAAAAGCCattgtttttaagttaaaagaaatttaaagatttttaaagaaaCTAGGAACAAAATCAAGTGTGTCAAAAACACTCCAATACTGACCAGTAAGGAAACCGCCAACCTCCCAGATCCACCATTCAAAGCAGACCATGAATAAACTGGGAATAGCGAGCTTCATATAGGAGCCCCATTCTTGCAAACAGTCAGTGGACCAGCCTGCAGAAAGTTTCACAGAGAACCATACTCAATATGACCTGTAGAGGACAACAGATTACTGAAGACAATACTGCTTACATGCAACATTTGCCTTTTGGCCTAGATGACTGGCAGAAATTCTGATGTGATCATTTAGTATTTGATattcatatttgtttgtataACTCACCTCCCCACGTCTGCTGATGGAGCTTCTTCCATCTGATGTAGccaaacaacagcagacagatggTGATCTGAGAGAGGCTGTTGGCGATTGCTGATCCACTGCAAACACACGTGAGAGAACATCTTTATATATTGGAGAGATGTCTGGTGAAGGTCTACTTTAAATGTGACACCATCTCCCTCTCTAGGCAAAGACAGGCGGAAGGACTTCATactgaggagtcagagtatgTCAGCATTGAGACAGTTAAGTTACATTTTGGTTTGAATACACTTGATGTCTAAGGGTCTGACCCTTGAAAACTCGCAGGAATCCATGCGTGATATGGGAGAGGAGGGACAGACCTGAACCGACCACAGAGGCCTGATTGGTTAAGTCGATTGCATGTATTGTTTGTCCAGCTGGACCAGGATCAACTCCTGTCAGagctctccctttttttctttaccctaCTCTGTGTCCCTCTCTAAATAAAGTACAAAGATAATAAACATCAGCGTACGGCTGACtctattttgacaaaaaaaacaattcattctcCTTAGATAGATTAACATGCATAATGAGCTCTCTGACCTCCTTTCCCCTTCTTTCCAAATTCCCAGTCCTCTCCTTTCTAGACAACACTGATATGATcaagagggaggaagggagagacagagactttCTCTGCTTCAAATGCTATAGAGACTTAACTAGTATATTTTACTGGTCATGGCACTTTAACTTAACCAAGTGACACAAAGtccataaaaaatgaaaaggtaaGGACAAGCAGCATCACACACTTACCTGACACCCAACTTGAGGCTGATGATTAAGATGTAGTTCGCCCccaagttaaaaatgtttgctgctgctgctgtgtacATCTGAGGCAGAATAATCCCCTGCCAAACAAAAAGACATCCACAATCAGCTAATCAGTGGAGTTAATATTCAAACTGCATGAATAGGATTTATTCAAAGTCTAGACAAGCAATTCTGACAAACTAAAACTTAAGTTGATTTTCATTTCCCCCCAAACAAAttcaggaaaaacacaacactcCAGTGGTAACGAGACAAATGGGCTACAGTCACGCTAGCAGTTTggtgaggctgtacttaggtacagaggtgctttgagctaattGCTAACATCAGCTAACATGGATGTGTTTAGCAGGTAAATggttaccatgttcactattttagtttagcctgttagcatgctaacctttTCTAATTAGAACTTAACACAAgtacagctaaggctgatgggaatgtcattagatTTGCAAGTAattagtcataaaccaaactaTCAAAATCAATCCATCTAAATGATCAAGACATGAGGTGattctttcccctttttttacACTGGAGTGCCACCATTGCCTGAATTGCTTTCGGGGAGACAGACACATTGCAGTCCATTTTTTGAGTCGGGCACCCACTGAAATTAAGGAGATAGAAGCgtttctgtttcctctcatGAACTTACTTGGTTTTGTAGGTAGGTAACCTGCAGCTGGTGCAGGAACATGGCCTGtagcagggagagaaaaaggggaagatTTTACAGAATAGAACTGGCAGACCAGGGCTCTGCCAAAAATTATGTTATTTAGATATTTAGTTAGATAATTAGTTAAACAAGGTTAGCATGCATGctaaaaatctgaattaatgGGGAATATTCCAATTACACCAACTGACATAAACCCTTAACTGACTCATttcagtcaaattaaaaaggtaACTGCAGTAAGCACAACATGATGGATATAGATAGATTACTTGTGTTGCTTTTAAATCACTACGgcattttttacaatttcatcaGATTATAAGCATGGAAAATTTCCAGACTCTGGACATATCTTGATGCGTCCATTTGTCTACAAACACCTACTACTGTTTTGCCCTTTATTGTAAAGACGCAGCTACTCTTTTCCttaattgcttttattttatgaacCACAAAGGTCATGGAGAGAATTGAACTCAACAGGATTTTTTCTGCACAGCCCAGTGACACGGCtagcagcagtggaaaatttGATATCATCAGAtaaattattctttaaaaaaaaaaaaaaggtttcaccGATTGTCGGCAGTCATTTTGTATCCCTGCATTTTTGTTGAAGTTCTAAAGTTTTATTTCCTGTTGTGTAACTCACATCCTTGCATGTAAACACATTGCATGGCTTGAAAATAAGGTCAGAGAGTACAGTCTTTTGTTATTTAACTGAACAACACTGTAACAAACATCCAGTCTTTTGATTAGCTGAAAGAGTTGATCAGAGTTGTGCAACCATCACTTTCAGACAAAGACATCACCACAAACTTACTTTTTACGGTTTGTAATACAGAGCCAACAGTATGTCCTAATATGACAACACTGTAGGTCAAGTTACTGCAGAATATTGCACTATACAAAATGTACTGAATATGGAAGTTAAAGATTTACTCCCCCTGGGAGAACActatatttttcagattttggggggggtttcagtttttgttgcaCTCACTGGAACAGCTGGTATAAACGCCATCACGTACAGCTGGGCAATTCTGAAGGAAACACGGAGTACTGTTATATAGTACAGCAAACACGTAACAATAATTCACTTTCTGATCGGACATGCACCTGTTTTTGCAAGTCTATATCAAAACTATGTGTTTGTTCACATTAAGTTTCTCCTTCGTTGCCTTGGttccttaaaataaaatatataaaatgaaaggTACCTAACTATAATATTCCAACATACGTTTAAGTGTagggaaaatacaaaaaaattcaattttatggGTCTAATCAAATATAttcatgaacacacaaacaaagctaAACTTAAGCACACCTACATAAAATACCTCTGTACACATTAACCTGGAGTAACAATATACATTGATAATATAGATGTTGGTAATACTGATGATAAGACAGCCATGGCACTAAAGATAAagttatcttgttttttttccccttaaacaATCTAACCAACAGTTTGTCCTCAGAATGAGTTGAGGACAATGTATCAGTTTCATAAAAACATGGATGTACCTTGCCACCTCATCCTCTTGGTACGCCATGAGTAGTAAGTTGTGACAATTGATGAGAAGAGCCCAACAGGGcatacaaaacaacagcaggatCAGTGAACTCCTCTGGAGAATTACTCCCACACGTTTCATGTTCTTACTGCCGTATgtctacaaaacacaaatgaaacaaatgagagaTGAGGGTCTGATTGCACAGGTTCAAATGAGCAATAACAATAAGGTGGAGATAATCTGGTTTGCTCACCTGGGAAATCAGTGTGTCACAAGCCACAGCAAGGCCATAGCCTGTTGGAGTTGTGGTCAAGTTAATCGT containing:
- the slc47a1 gene encoding multidrug and toxin extrusion protein 1 isoform X2 is translated as MENTAKMTINLTTTPTGYGLAVACDTLISQTYGSKNMKRVGVILQRSSLILLLFCMPCWALLINCHNLLLMAYQEDEVARIAQLYVMAFIPAVPAMFLHQLQVTYLQNQGIILPQMYTAAAANIFNLGANYILIISLKLGVSGSAIANSLSQITICLLLFGYIRWKKLHQQTWGGWSTDCLQEWGSYMKLAIPSLFMVCFEWWIWEVGGFLTGVLGEVDLAAHHVLVEVGAITYMFPLGVHAAACARVGNALGAGNTERAKITCKVALVLSGVLAVFQGIIIAGSKSVIGYALTSDDNIVEIVSENLTVYTFLQFFDALLCVCSGILVGSGMQKIAALSNLVSYYCIGLPVGIALMFAAKLRVLGLWLGLFTSVFLQSGFFLILIFKLNWKKVTQKAQLRAGKKVVLIPKRPASTVLNEALLPDISNCPNTAQLDSIEVPKADGYSPVNIQDQELKAGHEAEGNNSNAGGTEEDSEQSKNTSNTKPQALLSVTQLILRRGLTVFVSVLILAIGVALHIAFPAPEPSAESRANFTLNWANASTPTPLAPLDLTLKPLSYL
- the slc47a1 gene encoding multidrug and toxin extrusion protein 1 isoform X1, whose amino-acid sequence is MEKLGSPEPAQPSLGAEPVAGVSVAKTAGVEGDETVAAVSSKLFWCACVRRWLPLAYREELYHVLRLTGPLLLSRILNFLLPFVITIFCGHIGNAELAGYALASATINLTTTPTGYGLAVACDTLISQTYGSKNMKRVGVILQRSSLILLLFCMPCWALLINCHNLLLMAYQEDEVARIAQLYVMAFIPAVPAMFLHQLQVTYLQNQGIILPQMYTAAAANIFNLGANYILIISLKLGVSGSAIANSLSQITICLLLFGYIRWKKLHQQTWGGWSTDCLQEWGSYMKLAIPSLFMVCFEWWIWEVGGFLTGVLGEVDLAAHHVLVEVGAITYMFPLGVHAAACARVGNALGAGNTERAKITCKVALVLSGVLAVFQGIIIAGSKSVIGYALTSDDNIVEIVSENLTVYTFLQFFDALLCVCSGILVGSGMQKIAALSNLVSYYCIGLPVGIALMFAAKLRVLGLWLGLFTSVFLQSGFFLILIFKLNWKKVTQKAQLRAGKKVVLIPKRPASTVLNEALLPDISNCPNTAQLDSIEVPKADGYSPVNIQDQELKAGHEAEGNNSNAGGTEEDSEQSKNTSNTKPQALLSVTQLILRRGLTVFVSVLILAIGVALHIAFPAPEPSAESRANFTLNWANASTPTPLAPLDLTLKPLSYL
- the slc47a1 gene encoding multidrug and toxin extrusion protein 1 isoform X3; the encoded protein is MTINLTTTPTGYGLAVACDTLISQTYGSKNMKRVGVILQRSSLILLLFCMPCWALLINCHNLLLMAYQEDEVARIAQLYVMAFIPAVPAMFLHQLQVTYLQNQGIILPQMYTAAAANIFNLGANYILIISLKLGVSGSAIANSLSQITICLLLFGYIRWKKLHQQTWGGWSTDCLQEWGSYMKLAIPSLFMVCFEWWIWEVGGFLTGVLGEVDLAAHHVLVEVGAITYMFPLGVHAAACARVGNALGAGNTERAKITCKVALVLSGVLAVFQGIIIAGSKSVIGYALTSDDNIVEIVSENLTVYTFLQFFDALLCVCSGILVGSGMQKIAALSNLVSYYCIGLPVGIALMFAAKLRVLGLWLGLFTSVFLQSGFFLILIFKLNWKKVTQKAQLRAGKKVVLIPKRPASTVLNEALLPDISNCPNTAQLDSIEVPKADGYSPVNIQDQELKAGHEAEGNNSNAGGTEEDSEQSKNTSNTKPQALLSVTQLILRRGLTVFVSVLILAIGVALHIAFPAPEPSAESRANFTLNWANASTPTPLAPLDLTLKPLSYL